From the Phoenix dactylifera cultivar Barhee BC4 chromosome 10, palm_55x_up_171113_PBpolish2nd_filt_p, whole genome shotgun sequence genome, one window contains:
- the LOC103701710 gene encoding GDSL esterase/lipase ACHE-like, translated as MKLQLLSFLSVHLLLLLSVPASSSPCHFPAVFNLGDSNSDTGGLSATFGPLTYPYGESLFGKPAGRYSDGRLIIDFIAESLGLPYISAYLDSMGTNFSHGANFATALSTILPQNITLSQGGYSPFSLDVQLKQFLQFKSRSQMIYNEGGIYKDLIPKEEYFSRALYTFDIGQNDLTAFYFLNESTEEYIPNALKEFSRVIKSIYEEGGRSFWIHNTGPLGCLPYVLVQGHLAPSDLDSAGCAIRYNKLAQEFNRMLNDTVAQLRKDLPLAAFTLVDMYSIKYLLVSQATKQGFVLPFRACCGYGGGVYNYNSNIRCGDMAKVNGTMILLGKSCRNPRKRINWDGVHYTEAANRWVFNQISRGAFSDPAMPLSMACHRKTPTK; from the exons ATGAAGCTTCAACTTCTAAGCTTCCTCTCAGTTCACTTGCTACTACTGCTCTCAGTGCctgcctcctcctctccatgtcACTTCCCTGCTGTCTTTAATCTTGGGGACTCCAACTCCGACACCGGTGGGCTGTCGGCCACCTTTGGGCCATTGACTTACCCTTATGGGGAGTCTCTCTTCGGGAAGCCTGCAGGCAGATACTCGGATGGCAGACTCATTATCGACTTCATCG CTGAGAGCCTTGGATTGCCTTATATCAGTGCCTATCTGGATTCCATGGGCACCAATTTTAGCCATGGTGCAAATTTTGCGACTGCGCTGTCTACAATACTTCCACAGAATATAACTCTATCTCAGGGTGGTTACAGTCCATTCTCCTTAGATGTGCAGCTGAAGCAGTTCTTGCAGTTCAAGTCCCGGTCTCAAATGATCTATAATGAAG gaGGAATCTACAAGGATTTGATTCCCAAAGAGGAGTACTTCTCTCGGGCGCTGTATACATTCGACATCGGTCAGAATGACCTCACTGCATTCTACTTCCTCAACGAGTCCACAGAAGAATACATTCCCAATGCTCTGAAGGAATTCTCCAGAGTGATCAAG AGCATAtatgaggagggagggagatcaTTCTGGATCCACAACACTGGTCCGCTAGGCTGCCTTCCCTATGTTCTGGTGCAAGGCCACCTTGCACCATCAGATTTAGACTCAGCTGGCTGTGCAATTCGTTACAATAAATTAGCCCAAGAATTCAATAGAATGCTCAATGACACAGTGGCTCAGCTCAGAAAGGATCTCCCTCTTGCAGCATTCACATTAGTGGACATGTACTCCATTAAGTACTTGCTCGTAAGTCAGGCAACAAAGCAAG GATTTGTGCTACCGTTTAGAGCTTGTTGCGGCTACGGTGGCGGCGTCTACAACTACAATTCTAATATTCGGTGCGGAGATATGGCGAAGGTGAATGGAACTATGATACTTCTTGGGAAGTCATGTAGGAATCCCAGGAAAAGAATCAATTGGGATGGAGTTCATTACACTGAGGCTGCAAACAGATGGGTGTTTAATCAGATCTCCAGGGGGGCTTTTTCAGACCCTGCTATGCCATTGAGCATGGCATGTCACAGGAAGACACCAACAAAATGA
- the LOC103701612 gene encoding protein STICHEL, whose amino-acid sequence MVDIRVGPSELHLKKELTALRKARYLRDPETCSSWRSPLSSKLFAVTSSLNNENGIRRNLTGKNNCGASLEPPSRSENRRKNVYLYNWRHHSSKASGSGIKLDDDDRQESVEGSPEDSLSYPYDLDSKSDTYLQAPVNVYRFAGANSETPVRRTVKQARKSSISKKGVIKHSAVSKLLDLPSSLLGILDSVEQSDDTENCNSEDLWQLTNGLTQKTGYLSRTDSPLFSGSGCGNWSCSSKIRRSTRREGSSHSYTPASTSSYCRHYGARNPSTVGSWDGSAASYDGDELDQPDLPRHQGCGIPCYWPKRAKDTGCGGFYSPSLSDTLRRKGSSILCGSQTLYNKKRSSGSHKQKYLSKTSQGLPLMTNSCDGGGSSLDTASDELSTNYGELDLEAMSRLDGRRWSSCKTQEGVELGRTEEAELDITEQRSLSQKYRPRSFDEVIGQNIVVQSLNNAIFRGRIAPAYLFQGPRGTGKTSIARIFAAALNCLSTEDNKPCGFCSECTTFSGGSGTNFREVDATNKKVIDGIRLLVKYLAMAKTFSRYKVFVIDECHMLSSKMWSAFTKFLEEPPPRVVFIFITIEPDNLPQAIASRCQKYIFSKVKDADIILRLRKLSAAENLDIELEALDLIALNSDGSLRDAETMLDQLSLLGRKITTSLVNDLVGVVSDEKLLDLLEIAMSSNTAETVERSRELMDSGVDPMALMSQLAGLIMDIIAGTYRLANSQCGTTTLGRRSLTEAELERLQQALKILSDAEKQLRLSSERSTWFTAALLQLGSGHNLETNQSSSICKHSAKKFNDNASEMVKDIPLCKNKSHPSLMPQELNVGLIPRSTNGHPSLNGSSSSYRMTMNENLICDVLPSHSRFVDRSLLDSTQTNDAPGKRVVRCVSPEKLAEIWRRCIQRCHSKTLRELLGVHGKLVSITEHEGILVAFMAFEDKNIKPRAERFLRSITNSMEIVLRQNVEVRLGLLTETFMSNSPINNLTEVITNLDKERKVESDILNKSSDKDGLKGNPNMTRKSLDHSDGRMQRTQENSSQVADKDLQVAIFPMFSSEGNNGASNTKETAQEFLMQRTHMTPTDERRLENAWLQAAEKYRPGFASLPKPEKNQVLPQNGVTCQNQNQSSAAQDMSLKQWENELNNEIRTLKISYTQGHQEEQFVGSVNHYAISPSLLHSNGYNTNFDRENLGYESGPGCNGLFCWKTRTPQGGKVRQGTRVRSQKTCRLSLYGLCGKSTSIESRFRK is encoded by the exons ATGGTGGATATACGTGTTGGTCCAAGTGAACTTCACCTGAAGAAGGAGCTTACTGCACTTCGAAAGGCACGGTATTTACGTGACCCTGAAACTTGTTCATCTTGGAGGTCCCCCTTAAGTTCCAAATTGTTTGCAGTGACTTCTAGTTTGAACAATGAAAATGGGATCAGGAGGAACCTAACAGGAAAAAATAATTGTGGTGCATCACTGGAACCACCTTCAAGAAgtgaaaacagaaggaaaaatgtCTACCTTTATAATTGGAGGCATCATTCTAGTAAAGCTAGTGGCAGTGGAATTAAATTGGATGATGATGACAGGCAAGAATCAGTTGAAGGGAGTCCAGAGGACAGCTTGAGCTATCCTTATGATTTAGATTCTAAGAGTGATACTTATCTTCAAGCTCCTGTAAACGTTTATAGGTTTGCAGGAGCAAATTCAGAGACTCCAGTTAGAAGAACTGTGAAACAGGCGAGAAAAAGTTCTATTTCAAAAAAGGGGGTAATTAAGCATTCAGCAGTTTCAAAGCTTCTAGATCTTCCATCCAGCTTGTTAGGAATTCTTGACTCAGTTGAGCAGTCCGATGATACTGAGAACTGCAATTCTGAGGATTTATGGCAGTTAACAAATGGGCTAACACAGAAAACTGGCTACCTGTCTCGCACTGACTCACCTTTGTTCTCTGGATCTGGATGTGGGAATTGGTCATGTTCGTCCAAAATCCGAAGAAGTACTAGAAGGGAAGGTTCATCTCATTCTTATACTCCTGCCTCAACTAGCTCTTACTGCAGACATTATGGAGCTCGAAACCCCAGTACTGTTGGGTCATGGGATGGAAGTGCTGCTTCTTATGATGGGGATGAATTGGACCAACCAGACTTACCAAGGCACCAAGGATGTGGCATTCCATGCTATTGGCCAAAGAGAGCTAAAGACACAGGCTGTGGAGGTTTTTATTCTCCTTCACTTTCTGATACTTTAAGGCGAAAAGGTAGTAGTATTCTTTGTGGGAGTCAGACATTGTATAATAAGAAGAGATCATCTGGTTCCCACAAGCAAAAATACCTTTCAAAGACTTCCCAAGGTTTGCCACTAATGACTAACAGTTGTGATGGAGGTGGTTCATCCTTAGATACAGCTAGTGATGAACTGTCCACTAACTATGGAGAGCTTGATTTGGAGGCAATGAGCCGGTTGGATGGAAGGAGATGGTCTAGCTGTAAAACCCAAGAGGGAGTGGAATTAGGCCGAACTGAAGAGGCCGAGTTGGACATCACAGAGCAAAGAAGCTTGAGCCAGAAGTATCGGCCAAGGTCTTTTGATGAAGTAATTGGCCAAAATATTGTCGTTCAGTCACTTAATAATGCCATCTTTAGGGGTAGAATAGCCCCTGCTTATCTGTTTCAAGGCCCACGTGGGACAGGAAAAACATCAATTGCAAGAATATTTGCTGCAGCCTTGAACTGCCTATCTACTGAAGATAACAAACCATGTGGCTTCTGTAGTGAGTGCACCACTTTTTCTGGTGGAAGTGGAACAAATTTCAGAGAAGTGGATGCCACCAATAAGAAGGTTATAGATGGAATTAGGTTATTGGTAAAATATTTGGCCATGGCTAAAACATTTTCGCGATACAAAGTCTTTGTCATTGATGAATGCCACATGTTATCTTCCAAAATGTGGTCAGCCTTTACGAAATTTCTTGAGGAACCACCACCTCGTGTTGTCTTCATATTCATAACTATCGAGCCAGACAACTTGCCCCAAGCTATTGCATCACGGTGTCAGAAGTACATTTTTTCGAAGGTTAAAGATGCTGATATAATCCTCCGGTTGAGAAAGCTTTCTGCTGCAGAAAACCTTGATATTGAATTGGAGGCTCTAGATTTGATTGCATTAAACTCAGATGGTTCACTTCGGGATGCAGAAACAATGCTAGATCAACTGAGTTTGCTAGGAAGAAAAATAACCACTTCTCTTGTTAACGATCTA GTTGGGGTTGTCTCAGATGAGAAATTACTTGATCTTTTGGAGATAGCCATGTCATCAAACACTGCAGAAACTGTCGAAAGGTCCAGAGAGCTGATGGATTCTGGTGTTGATCCGATGGCTCTGATGTCTCAATTAGCTGGGCTCATAATGGACATTATTGCTGGAACTTACCGGTTGGCCAACTCGCAATGTGGTACTACAACTCTTGGCAGGCGAAGTT TAACTGAAGCTGAATTAGAGAGGTTGCAACAAGCATTGAAGATTCTTTCAGATGCCGAAAAGCAGTTAAGGCTTTCAAGCGAACGCTCAACATGGTTCACTGCAGCTCTTCTACAGCTTGGCTCTGGCCATAATCTGGAAACTAATCAATCAAGCAGCATCTGCAAACACAGTGCTAAAAAATTTAATGATAATGCATCTGAAATGGTCAAAGACATCCCACTTTGCAAGAACAAGTCTCATCCTTCACTTATGCCTCAGGAACTAAATGTAGGTTTGATTCCTAGATCGACCAATGGACATCCAAGCCTTAATGgctcatcatcatcatataGAATGACAATGAATGAGAActtaatctgtgatgtgttgcCTTCACATAGTAGATTTGTCGATAGAAGCTTACTGGATTCCACACAGACAAATGATGCCCCAGGAAAAAGAGTTGTAAGGTGTGTAAGCCCTGAGAAGTTGGCTGAGATTTGGAGAAGGTGCATCCAAAGATGTCATTCGAAGACATTGAGAGAATTACTTGGAGTTCATGGAAAGCTAGTATCAATCACTGAACATGAAG GCATTTTGGTTGCTTTCATGGCATTTGAGGATAAGAATATAAAACCCAGAGCTGAGAGATTCTTGAGAAGTATCACAAACTCAATGGAGATTGTGCTGAGACAGAATGTAGAGGTCAGATTAGGACTTTTGACTGAAACTTTCATGTCAAACTCTCCAATCAACAACCTGACAGAAGTAATCACAAACCTGGATAAGGAAAGGAAGGTAGAATCTGATATTTTAAACAAATCTTCTGATAAAGATggactcaaagggaaccccaaCATGACTAGGAAAAGTTTGGATCATTCTGATGGAAGGATGCAGAGAACACAAGAGAATAGCTCTCAGGTGGCAGACAAAGACTTGCAAGTGGCAATTTTTCCCATGTTTTCTTCAGAAGGAAATAATGGAGCTAGCAACACCAAAGAGACAGCCCAGGAGTTTTTAATGCAAAGGACACACATGACACCTACTGATGAGCGAAGGTTGGAGAATGCATGGCTTCAAGCTGCAGAAAAGTATAGGCCTGGATTTGCTAGTCTTCCAAAACCTGAGAAGAACCAAGTTCTGCCACAAAATGGTGTCACTTGTCAGAACCAAAATCAGTCTTCTGCTGCACAAGATATGTCACTAAAACAATGGGAAAATGAATTGAATAATGAGATTAGAACTTTAAAAATCAGCTATACTCAAGGGCACCAAGAGGAACAATTTGTTGGGAGCGTCAATCACTATGCCATTTCTCCTAGTTTGTTACACAGTAACGGCTACAATACCAATTTTGACAGAGAGAACCT GGGGTATGAATCCGGACCTGGTTGTAATGGGCTCTTTTGTTGGAAAACTCGCACACCTCAGGGAGGAAAG GTGAGACAAGGAACTCGTGTACGGTCACAAAAGACTTGTCGCCTTTCATTGTATGGGCTCTGTGGGAAGTCGACATCGATTGAAAGCAGATTCAGGAAATGA